A genomic stretch from Ammoniphilus sp. CFH 90114 includes:
- a CDS encoding ATP-binding protein yields MEKVGTPFFTTKENSIGLGLSIARRIVEAHNGTMSIESSKEGTETKMLFPMR; encoded by the coding sequence ATTGAAAAAGTAGGAACCCCTTTCTTCACAACGAAAGAAAATTCTATTGGATTAGGTTTAAGCATTGCTCGCAGGATCGTCGAAGCTCATAACGGTACAATGTCAATTGAAAGCTCCAAAGAGGGAACTGAGACTAAGATGTTATTTCCAATGCGATAA